One window of the Delphinus delphis chromosome 20, mDelDel1.2, whole genome shotgun sequence genome contains the following:
- the LOC132415857 gene encoding zinc finger protein 132 — protein MSPLGSSPSPPGRAPPSPQVVTGPEASQMYPAQSLVTFEDVAVHFSKEEWGLLDAAQRQLYHSVMLENLELMTSLGCWHGVEDEEVCSKQDASVDVMSQVRIFSAHSSTQKADSCDMCDPFLKDILHLDVHQGTHAEETPYTCVACGREFWFGANLHQHQKECSGEKPFKWDKDRDLFVQSSIVCLSEKPFTCGLGGKDVSDSHDLLQHPNTDGSGKPHSSTKCREALPHPSSLGQLPEVHASQKPFKCSDCGKAFQKSSVLLNHLRTHSEEIPFRCLRVENSLEEKLTLVNDQKFHTGETSHICKECGKAFSHPSKLRKHQKFHTGVKYYECSDCGKTFSHKLTLVHHQRIHTGERPYECSECGKAFNNRSHLTRHEKVHTGERPFECSKCGRAFSQSSNFLRHQKVHTQVRPYECNQCSKAFSRSSALIQHWRVHTGERPYECSECGRAFNNNSNLAQHQKVHTGERPFECTECGRDFNQSSHLLRHQKVHTGERPFGCSECGKAFSNSSTLIQHQKVHTGQRPYECSECRKAFSRNSSLIQHWRIHTGERPYECNECGKAFAHSSSLIEHWRVHTRERPYECSECGKFFSQNSILIKHQKVHTGERPYECTECGKFFSRKSSLIYHWRVHTGERPYECSECGRAFSNNSHLVRHQRVHTQERPYECSQCGKAFSERSTLVRHQIVHTRERTYECGHCGKIFSRLCNLAQHKRIHT, from the exons ATGAGCCCGCTGGGCTCTTCCCCGTCGCCGCCTGGCAGGGCCCCGCCCAGCCCACAGGTTGTGACCGGGCCTGAAGCGTCGCAGATGTACCCGGCGCAG AGTCTGGTGACCTTTGAGGATGTGGCCGTGCACTTTTCCAAGGAGGAGTGGGGGCTCCTTGATGCAGCCCAAAGGCAGCTGTACCACAGTGTGATGCTGGAGAACTTGGAGCTCATGACCTCACTTG GTTGTTGGCATGGAGTGGAAGATGAGGAGGTATGTTCCAAGCAGGATGCTTCTGTAGATGTGATGTCACAGGTCAGGATTTTCAGTGCACATTCTTCCACCCAGAAGGCTGACAGTTGTGACATGTGTGACCCATTCTTGAAAGACATTTTGCACCTGGATGTACATCAAGGAACACATGCTGAGGAGACTCCCTACACATGTGTAGCATGTGGCAGAGAGTTTTGGTTTGGTGCAAACCTTCACCAGCATCAGAAGGAGTGCAGTGGAGAAAAGCCCTTCAAATGGGACAAGGACAGGGACTTGTTTGTGCAGAGCTCAATAGTCTGTCTATCAGAGAAGCCCTTTACATGTGGGTTAGGTGGTAAGGATGTCTCAGACAGCCATGACCTCCTCCAGCACCCAAACACAGATGGCAGTGGGAAGCCACACAGCAGCACAAAGTGCAGGGAGGCCTTACCACACCCTTCCAGTCTTGGGCAGCTCCCAGAAGTCCATGCCTCACAGAAGCCCTTCAAGTGCAGTGACTGTGGAAAAGCCTTCCAGAAGAGTTCTGTCCTCCTCAACCACCTGAGAACTCACTCTGAAGAGATACCATTTAGATGCCTAAGAGTTGAAAATTCCTTAGAGGAGAAATTAACTCTTGTTAATGACCAAAAGTTTCACACTGGAGAAACATCTCACATATGTAAGGAGTGTGGCAAGGCCTTTAGTCATCCGTCTAAGCTGAGGAAGCACCAGAAATTTCATACTGGAGTAAAATACTATGAGTGCAGTGACTGTGGGAAAACTTTCAGCCACAAACTCACACTTGTTCATCACCAGAGAATCCAcacaggagaaaggccttatgaatgcagtgaatgtgggaaagccttcaatAACAGGTCACACCTCACTCGGCATGAGaaagttcacactggagaaagaccTTTTGAGTGCAGCAAATGTGGCAGAGCCTTCAGCCAAAGCTCCAATTTCCTTCGGCACCAGAAAGTCCACACCCAAGTAAGACCTTATGAGTGCAATCAGTGTAGCAAAGCCTTCAGCCGCAGCTCTGCTCTCATTCAGCACTGGAgggttcacactggagaaaggccttatgagtgcagtgagTGTGGGAGAGCTTTTAACAATAACTCCAACCTTGCTCAGCATCAGAAGGTCCACACTGGAGAACGGCCTTTTGAATGCACTGAATGTGGAAGAGACTTCAACCAAAGCTCTCACCTCCTTCGACATCAGAAAGTTCACACCGGAGAACGGCCTTTTGGATGCAGtgagtgtgggaaagccttcagcaATAGCTCCACCCTCATTCAGCACCAGAAAGTACATACTGGtcaaaggccttatgagtgcagtgaatgtaGAAAAGCCTTCAGTCGCAACTCCAGCCTGATTCAGCACTggagaattcacactggagaaaggccttacgAGTGCAacgaatgtgggaaagcctttgcTCACAGTTCCAGTCTCATTGAGCACTGGAGAGTTCACACaagagaaaggccttatgagtgtagtgaatgtgggaaattcttTAGCCAGAACTCCATTCTTATTAAACATCAGaaagttcacactggagaaaggccttatgagtgcactGAATGTGGGAAGTTCTTTAGCCGCAAGTCCAGCCTCATTTATCACTGGAGAGTTCACACTGgggaaaggccttatgagtgcagtgaatgtgggagaGCCTTCAGCAATAACTCTCACCTGGTTCGTCACCAGAGAGTTCACACACAAGAAAGGCCCTATGAATGCAGccaatgtgggaaagcctttagtgAAAGATCAACACTTGTTCGACACCAGATAGTTCACACCAGAGAAAGGACTTATGAATGTGGCCACTGTGGGAAAATCTTCAGCCGCCTCTGCAACCTTGCTCAGCATAAGAGGATTCATACCTGA